From Parasphaerochaeta coccoides DSM 17374, a single genomic window includes:
- the rpoC gene encoding DNA-directed RNA polymerase subunit beta' yields MKEIQDFDSIMIRLASPEQIKAWSYGEVKKPETINYRTLRPERDGLFCERIFGTTKEWECYCGKFKTIRYKGVVCDRCGVEVTSTKVRRERMGHITLASPVSHIWYYRSVPSRMSLLLDISRSQLQSVLYYEKYIVTHSGDTELKEKQLLAEDEYWQAREQYGEGFQAGMGAEAIRELLANLNLGALSAELRQQMREKGGKADKRLLKRIEVVENFQDSVNKPEWMILSVIPVIPPELRPMVQLDGGRFATSDLNDLYRRVINRNNRLQRLISLHAPDIILRNEKRMLQEAVDALFDNSKRKRVVKGAGNRPLKSLSDMLKGKQGRFRQNLLGKRVDYSGRSVIVVGPELRMHQCGLPSKMALELYKPFIMRKLVQNEESVNIKKAKNLVEQETPEVWSILDEVVKEHPVLLNRAPTLHRLGIQAFEPVLVDGKAIKLHPLVCHAYNADFDGDQMAIHVPLTQAAQMECWTLMLSTTNLLDPANGKPIVFPSQDMVLGINYLTKDMPGAKGEGRYFDNIAELERAIDAGSLSYNARISWLLDGKKTVTTPGRIIFNSILPAGIRFQNATMGDKELKKLIGETIKSNKNSVAVTMLDAIKDIGFKYATLFGATIGLSDMLVPTAKKEMVEKANQQQAEIMNQYRQGHITQDERYNRVIEVWSQTNEALTTELMTSLRNDQNGFNPLFMMADSGARGSKTQIRQLGGMRGLMAKPTGDIIEFPIKSNFKEGLSIIEFFISTNGARKGLSDTALKTAEAGYLTRRLVDISQDVVINEDDCGTITGTWRSAIKDGDEVIDSLADRITGRYTLERVKHPVTGEILIDVNQEIDEDMARRIDEAGVEKVYIRTVLTCESKHGVCRNCYGRNLATNRPVEIGEAVGTIAAQSIGQPGTQLTMRTFHVGGTASTSTENDKLTFSHPVIVTRATGQMIERASDGRQVFTRKGFLYFNRVNKVFVVPKGANVLVSDGDKITSGMTIYEDKGKKPVVAEQMGFARVIDGNIYIVGPEARQDVKPGSELLITLDTFVPENAAVVQFDPFSEPIIAESDGYVHFADIKLGTTLQEEVNEETGNVEKKITEYNLETLQPRILITFGKNGEGSESSAYLLPGSSYLQVSDNQKIVKGDILAKILKEGVKTKDITGGLPRVGELFEARRPRNAAVLAQVEGIVRFGTIVKGKRKLSIEDSFGDFFDHYVPMGKHLLVRDGDHVEAAEPLCDGQIDPHDILDIMGENDLQSFLLNEVQEVYRLQGVDINDKHLGIVVRQMLRKVEVVSVGDTSFIHGQQVDKVRFREENKKVEREGGEPAVARPLLLGITRASLSIDSFISAASFQETTKVLTNAAIAGSRDELRGLKENVIIGHLIPAGTGMRRYRDINLTDETSVDLQARVAQIMDQHHQEPEVYEEEYLIDDDDEDTSDGGDAADVDGASDED; encoded by the coding sequence ATGAAGGAAATTCAAGATTTCGACAGCATCATGATACGTCTGGCTTCCCCAGAGCAGATCAAGGCATGGTCTTACGGTGAAGTGAAGAAGCCTGAGACCATTAACTATCGCACGCTCCGTCCTGAGAGGGACGGGCTGTTCTGCGAGCGTATCTTCGGCACGACCAAGGAATGGGAGTGCTATTGCGGCAAGTTCAAGACAATCCGTTACAAGGGCGTAGTCTGCGACCGTTGCGGCGTTGAAGTGACCAGCACAAAGGTGCGTCGTGAACGCATGGGTCACATCACCCTTGCGTCACCTGTCTCTCATATCTGGTATTACCGTTCGGTACCTTCCAGGATGAGCCTCCTGCTTGATATATCCCGCTCCCAGCTCCAGAGCGTCCTGTACTATGAGAAGTATATTGTCACTCATTCTGGTGATACAGAGCTGAAAGAAAAACAACTGCTCGCCGAGGATGAATACTGGCAGGCGCGCGAACAGTATGGCGAGGGCTTCCAGGCCGGAATGGGCGCGGAAGCAATCAGGGAACTGCTTGCGAACCTTAACCTGGGCGCCCTGAGCGCTGAACTGCGTCAGCAGATGAGAGAGAAGGGCGGCAAGGCGGATAAGCGACTGCTCAAGCGGATTGAGGTCGTGGAGAACTTCCAGGACAGCGTTAACAAGCCAGAATGGATGATTCTTTCCGTGATACCCGTCATCCCGCCTGAATTGCGTCCGATGGTTCAGTTGGACGGTGGTCGCTTTGCCACCAGCGATTTGAACGACCTGTACCGCCGTGTCATCAACCGTAATAACCGGCTCCAACGTCTGATCAGCCTCCATGCGCCTGACATCATCCTGCGCAACGAGAAGCGTATGCTCCAGGAAGCAGTCGATGCGCTTTTTGACAACTCAAAGCGCAAGCGTGTCGTCAAGGGTGCTGGCAACAGACCTTTAAAGAGCCTTTCCGACATGTTGAAGGGCAAGCAGGGACGTTTCCGCCAGAACCTTCTGGGCAAGCGCGTCGATTATTCCGGACGTTCCGTTATTGTCGTCGGCCCTGAGCTGAGGATGCATCAGTGCGGCTTGCCTTCCAAGATGGCCTTGGAACTGTACAAGCCCTTCATCATGCGCAAGCTCGTCCAGAACGAGGAAAGCGTCAATATCAAGAAGGCGAAGAATCTGGTCGAACAAGAGACGCCGGAGGTATGGTCTATCCTTGATGAAGTGGTCAAGGAGCATCCTGTGCTGCTTAACCGCGCTCCCACGCTTCACCGTCTCGGCATCCAGGCTTTTGAGCCTGTCCTTGTGGATGGCAAGGCAATCAAGCTGCATCCCTTGGTATGTCATGCGTACAACGCGGACTTTGACGGAGATCAGATGGCAATTCACGTTCCTCTGACCCAGGCTGCCCAGATGGAATGCTGGACGTTGATGCTCTCCACGACCAACCTTTTGGATCCCGCGAACGGTAAGCCTATCGTGTTCCCGTCCCAGGACATGGTTCTTGGCATCAACTACCTGACCAAGGACATGCCCGGCGCCAAGGGTGAAGGCCGCTACTTCGACAACATCGCGGAACTGGAACGCGCCATTGATGCGGGTTCCCTTTCCTATAATGCCCGCATCTCCTGGCTGCTTGACGGAAAGAAGACTGTGACCACTCCCGGTCGTATCATCTTCAATTCCATCCTGCCAGCGGGAATCCGCTTCCAGAATGCCACGATGGGAGACAAGGAGCTTAAGAAGCTCATTGGAGAGACCATCAAGAGCAACAAGAATTCTGTCGCTGTCACGATGCTTGATGCCATCAAGGACATCGGTTTCAAGTACGCGACGCTTTTCGGCGCGACGATCGGACTTTCCGACATGCTCGTGCCCACGGCGAAAAAGGAGATGGTCGAGAAGGCTAACCAGCAGCAGGCTGAAATCATGAACCAGTACCGCCAGGGGCATATCACCCAAGATGAAAGGTACAACCGTGTCATCGAGGTGTGGAGCCAGACAAACGAAGCGTTGACCACGGAACTGATGACCAGTCTCCGGAACGACCAGAACGGGTTCAATCCCCTGTTCATGATGGCCGATTCCGGCGCCCGTGGATCCAAGACGCAGATTCGTCAGCTCGGCGGCATGCGCGGCCTGATGGCCAAGCCCACCGGTGACATTATCGAGTTCCCCATCAAGTCGAACTTCAAGGAAGGTCTGTCAATCATCGAGTTCTTCATCTCCACCAACGGAGCCCGCAAGGGGCTGTCTGATACGGCTTTGAAGACTGCCGAGGCAGGTTATCTGACCCGCCGCTTGGTTGATATCAGCCAGGATGTGGTGATAAACGAGGATGACTGCGGAACCATCACTGGTACGTGGCGTTCGGCCATCAAGGACGGAGATGAAGTCATCGACTCTCTTGCCGACCGCATCACAGGACGCTATACCCTGGAAAGGGTCAAGCATCCGGTCACTGGTGAGATTCTCATTGACGTGAACCAAGAGATTGATGAAGATATGGCTCGCAGGATTGATGAGGCCGGAGTGGAGAAAGTCTATATCCGTACTGTCTTGACCTGTGAAAGCAAACATGGCGTTTGCCGCAACTGCTATGGCCGAAACCTTGCGACCAACCGACCCGTGGAAATCGGCGAGGCAGTCGGAACCATCGCGGCGCAGTCGATTGGTCAGCCTGGTACACAGCTTACCATGAGAACGTTCCATGTCGGCGGAACTGCATCCACCAGCACGGAGAACGACAAGCTGACCTTCTCCCATCCCGTAATCGTCACCCGTGCGACCGGGCAGATGATTGAACGCGCCTCGGATGGCCGTCAGGTGTTCACCCGCAAGGGCTTCCTGTACTTCAATCGTGTGAACAAGGTGTTCGTCGTACCCAAGGGAGCCAATGTCCTGGTATCTGATGGCGACAAGATTACCTCTGGCATGACCATCTATGAAGACAAGGGCAAGAAGCCTGTAGTTGCGGAACAGATGGGTTTTGCCCGCGTCATTGATGGGAACATCTATATCGTGGGACCTGAAGCCCGTCAGGACGTGAAGCCAGGCTCCGAGCTGTTGATTACCTTGGACACTTTTGTTCCTGAGAACGCGGCTGTCGTCCAGTTCGATCCTTTCAGCGAGCCGATTATTGCTGAAAGTGACGGATATGTGCATTTCGCTGACATCAAGCTGGGCACTACGTTGCAGGAGGAAGTGAACGAGGAAACCGGTAACGTGGAGAAGAAGATTACCGAATATAATCTTGAGACACTCCAGCCGCGCATCCTCATCACTTTCGGCAAGAACGGAGAAGGCTCGGAATCCTCCGCGTACCTGTTGCCCGGTTCCTCCTACCTACAGGTTTCCGACAACCAGAAGATTGTCAAGGGCGACATCTTGGCCAAGATTCTGAAGGAAGGCGTGAAGACTAAGGATATCACCGGCGGTCTTCCCCGTGTCGGCGAGCTTTTTGAGGCACGGCGGCCGCGCAATGCGGCGGTTCTTGCCCAGGTCGAAGGCATCGTGCGTTTCGGTACCATCGTGAAGGGCAAGCGCAAGCTGTCCATCGAAGATTCCTTCGGCGATTTCTTCGACCACTATGTCCCCATGGGCAAGCATCTGCTTGTCCGTGACGGCGACCATGTGGAGGCGGCTGAACCGCTGTGCGACGGACAGATTGACCCTCACGATATCCTTGATATCATGGGAGAGAACGACTTGCAGTCGTTCCTGCTTAATGAGGTCCAGGAGGTTTACCGGCTCCAGGGAGTAGATATCAACGACAAGCACTTAGGCATTGTCGTGCGACAGATGCTCCGCAAGGTTGAAGTGGTCAGTGTCGGGGATACGTCATTCATCCATGGACAGCAGGTGGATAAGGTTCGCTTCCGTGAAGAGAACAAGAAGGTGGAAAGGGAAGGCGGGGAACCTGCCGTTGCCCGTCCACTGCTGCTGGGGATTACCCGCGCTTCGCTGAGCATCGATTCCTTCATATCCGCCGCTTCATTCCAGGAGACGACCAAGGTCTTGACAAATGCCGCCATTGCTGGTAGTAGAGATGAGTTGCGCGGTCTCAAGGAAAATGTTATCATCGGTCACCTGATTCCTGCCGGAACTGGCATGAGACGGTATCGTGATATAAACCTTACCGACGAGACTTCGGTGGATCTCCAGGCGAGAGTCGCGCAGATAATGGATCAGCATCATCAAGAACCTGAGGTCTATGAAGAAGAGTACCTCATTGATGACGATGACGAAGATACATCTGACGGAGGTGACGCCGCCGACGTGGATGGAGCATCTGACGAAGACTAA
- the rpoB gene encoding DNA-directed RNA polymerase subunit beta codes for MVAKGKAITRTYIGSDFEEVCDLPNLIGIQLDSYEKFLQFDRMRNGLKPDPALGLEDVFTSTFPIESANGEMRLVYDHYEVDMDGIKFSETECKRKGRTYSVPIKATISLEMPNGELREKEIFFGDIPLMTERGTFIINGAERVVVSQIHRSPGVIFSNEKDIYSARIIPYRGSWLEFEIDEKKHLIYTKIDRKKRILGTLFLRAIGFDTREKIIARFYAKQTVTLSNDADVKESLVGKYLYSDVYVLKEGEEYKVLRAGDILHPHEIDQLMNDKVTSVDVIDLKAEGYLHSEIILNCFEIEDAKYTNAEAGFDEPQKKDVLDPIYDVLMPGEMIPIERAEKELPDMFFSGRRYDLGNVGRYKFNKKFGNGTDDNDEQMSTDLTVLTPDDIVNTMGFLIKVFIREENVDDIDHLGNRRVRSVGELLQNAMKSAFARMERIARERMNLEGGSVRPQDLISIKPIVAAVKEFFGSSQLSQFMDQVNPLAELTHKRRLNALGPGGLSRDRAGFEVRDVHYTHYGRMCPIETPEGPNIGLIVSLANYTRVNEHGFLETPYRKVVDGKATKQYRYLDANDEERYYIAQASAALDQDGAFVDADVPVRRSGDYSTRHPQDIRYMDVSPKQVISVAASLIPFLEHDDANRALMGSNMQRQSVPLVFPEAPRVGTGMEGRTAYDSGVLVKARHAGTVEYVSSTKIIVRLDKAEIEGDVEVYEVQKYQRTNQDTCFTQRVIVSIGDHVDVGAVLADGPATQKGELALGRNILVGFVPWNGYNYEDAVLISERVVKDDIYTSIHIKEFTTDIRETKLGPEKLTRDIPNISEKMLEQLDEDGIVRIGASVKPGSILVGKVTPKSESDTTPEFKLLNAIFGEKAKEVRDTSLKVPHGTEGTVIDIQRLKRSEGDELPPGVEETVKVLIATKRKLRQGDKMAGRHGNKGVVSRILPMEDMPYMEDGTSLDVCLNPLGVPSRMNIGQLLETQLGWAAVNLEEWYSTPVFQSGSMEQIEAKMREAGLPENSKTTLYDGRTGVPFVNPVFCGYIYYLKLHHLVDDKMHARSTGPYSLVTQQPLGGKAQFGGQRLGEMEVWALQAYGAANTLQELLTIKSDDMNGRVQIYKNIVNGEPATTAGMPEAFNVLVQEIRGLALDMSVYDTKGKQVPLTERDEELINKSGSGN; via the coding sequence ATGGTTGCCAAAGGCAAAGCCATAACGCGCACGTATATCGGGTCTGATTTCGAAGAAGTCTGCGATCTGCCCAATCTTATCGGCATTCAGCTGGATTCTTATGAAAAGTTTCTCCAGTTCGACCGTATGAGGAACGGGCTTAAACCTGACCCCGCCCTTGGATTGGAAGATGTTTTCACATCTACCTTTCCCATTGAAAGCGCTAACGGGGAGATGCGCCTTGTCTATGACCACTATGAAGTGGACATGGACGGAATCAAATTCTCGGAGACGGAATGCAAGCGGAAAGGCCGTACCTACAGTGTGCCGATAAAAGCGACCATAAGTCTTGAAATGCCCAACGGCGAGCTCCGTGAAAAAGAGATTTTCTTTGGGGATATCCCGTTGATGACAGAACGCGGCACTTTCATCATCAACGGCGCCGAGCGTGTTGTGGTCAGCCAGATACACCGTTCACCCGGTGTCATCTTTTCCAATGAAAAAGACATCTATTCCGCACGCATCATCCCATACCGCGGCTCTTGGCTTGAATTTGAGATTGATGAGAAGAAGCATCTCATTTATACGAAGATTGACCGCAAGAAACGTATTCTCGGTACATTGTTCCTCCGTGCGATCGGCTTTGATACCCGTGAGAAGATCATAGCCAGGTTCTATGCAAAACAAACCGTCACCCTGAGCAATGATGCCGATGTTAAGGAGAGTCTGGTCGGCAAGTACCTTTATTCTGACGTATATGTCCTCAAGGAAGGAGAGGAATATAAGGTCCTGCGGGCTGGAGACATCCTCCATCCCCATGAAATCGACCAACTCATGAACGACAAGGTGACATCCGTCGATGTCATCGATCTGAAGGCTGAGGGATATCTCCATAGTGAAATCATCCTCAACTGCTTCGAGATTGAGGACGCAAAGTATACCAATGCTGAAGCTGGTTTCGACGAGCCGCAGAAAAAAGACGTGCTTGACCCGATTTATGATGTCCTGATGCCCGGAGAAATGATTCCCATTGAACGTGCTGAGAAGGAACTGCCCGACATGTTCTTCTCCGGCCGCAGATATGACCTGGGCAATGTGGGACGTTATAAGTTCAACAAGAAGTTCGGCAATGGTACTGATGATAACGATGAGCAGATGTCCACGGATCTGACCGTCCTGACCCCGGATGATATTGTTAATACGATGGGCTTCTTAATCAAGGTGTTCATCCGCGAAGAGAACGTGGACGACATCGACCACCTGGGTAACCGCCGGGTACGTTCCGTCGGAGAGCTTTTGCAGAATGCGATGAAGAGCGCATTCGCCCGCATGGAGCGCATTGCCCGTGAAAGGATGAACCTTGAAGGTGGCAGTGTCCGTCCCCAGGATTTGATTTCCATTAAGCCGATTGTCGCGGCGGTCAAGGAATTTTTCGGCAGCAGCCAGTTGAGCCAGTTCATGGATCAGGTCAACCCGCTTGCCGAGTTGACCCACAAACGCCGTCTCAACGCCCTGGGTCCGGGAGGACTGTCCCGTGACCGTGCCGGATTCGAGGTTCGCGATGTTCACTACACCCACTATGGCCGCATGTGTCCCATCGAGACTCCTGAAGGTCCGAACATTGGCTTGATTGTGTCCTTGGCCAATTATACCAGGGTAAACGAACATGGCTTCCTTGAGACTCCTTACCGCAAGGTGGTGGACGGCAAAGCAACCAAACAGTACCGTTATCTCGATGCGAATGACGAAGAACGTTATTACATTGCCCAGGCATCCGCTGCCTTGGATCAGGATGGAGCCTTCGTCGATGCTGACGTGCCTGTGCGCCGTAGCGGAGACTACAGTACCCGCCATCCCCAAGACATCCGCTACATGGATGTCTCTCCCAAGCAGGTCATTTCGGTTGCGGCGTCCCTGATTCCTTTCTTGGAACACGACGACGCGAACCGCGCATTGATGGGATCGAACATGCAGCGCCAGTCAGTGCCTCTAGTATTCCCTGAAGCACCGCGCGTCGGTACTGGCATGGAAGGACGTACAGCGTACGACAGCGGTGTGTTGGTCAAGGCGCGCCATGCGGGAACCGTGGAATATGTATCCTCCACCAAGATTATCGTTCGTCTGGATAAGGCGGAGATTGAGGGGGATGTAGAAGTCTACGAGGTGCAGAAGTACCAGCGTACCAACCAGGACACCTGTTTCACCCAGCGGGTCATTGTATCCATTGGAGACCATGTGGATGTCGGTGCTGTGCTGGCTGACGGGCCGGCAACCCAGAAAGGCGAGCTTGCCTTGGGTCGCAACATCCTTGTCGGTTTCGTCCCATGGAACGGATACAACTACGAGGACGCCGTCTTAATCAGCGAGAGAGTAGTGAAGGATGATATCTATACATCCATCCATATCAAGGAATTTACCACCGATATCCGGGAAACCAAGCTGGGGCCGGAAAAACTGACCAGGGATATTCCGAACATCAGCGAGAAGATGCTGGAACAGCTTGATGAGGACGGCATTGTCCGTATCGGCGCCAGCGTCAAGCCCGGCAGCATCCTGGTAGGAAAGGTCACTCCCAAGAGCGAGTCTGACACTACCCCTGAGTTCAAGCTGCTCAACGCAATTTTCGGTGAGAAAGCCAAGGAAGTCCGCGATACGTCCTTGAAGGTTCCGCACGGCACTGAAGGTACTGTCATTGACATCCAGCGTCTCAAGCGTTCCGAGGGAGATGAGCTTCCTCCAGGCGTGGAGGAAACCGTGAAGGTTCTGATTGCCACCAAGCGCAAGCTGCGCCAGGGTGACAAGATGGCCGGACGCCACGGAAACAAAGGTGTCGTCAGCCGTATCCTTCCTATGGAGGACATGCCGTACATGGAAGATGGTACTTCCCTGGATGTCTGTCTGAATCCTTTGGGAGTTCCATCCCGTATGAACATCGGACAGCTTCTTGAGACACAGCTTGGATGGGCGGCGGTGAACCTGGAGGAATGGTATTCCACTCCCGTATTCCAATCGGGGTCGATGGAACAGATTGAGGCCAAGATGCGTGAGGCAGGGCTTCCTGAAAACTCCAAGACCACGCTGTATGATGGCCGCACGGGTGTTCCTTTCGTCAATCCTGTATTCTGCGGGTATATTTATTATCTGAAGTTGCATCACCTTGTCGATGACAAGATGCATGCCCGTTCCACTGGTCCGTATTCTCTGGTGACACAGCAGCCTCTGGGCGGTAAGGCTCAGTTCGGCGGACAACGTCTGGGAGAAATGGAAGTGTGGGCTTTGCAGGCATATGGCGCGGCAAACACCTTGCAAGAACTCCTGACCATCAAGAGTGACGACATGAACGGTCGTGTCCAGATTTACAAGAATATCGTCAATGGCGAACCAGCCACGACGGCAGGCATGCCAGAGGCATTCAACGTTCTGGTCCAGGAAATTCGTGGGCTGGCCCTTGATATGTCTGTCTACGACACAAAGGGCAAGCAGGTTCCCCTTACCGAAAGGGATGAGGAACTGATCAACAAGAGTGGCTCAGGAAACTGA
- the rplL gene encoding 50S ribosomal protein L7/L12 codes for MATKKEEIIEAIANMTVLEVSELIKAMEEKFGVTAAAAVAAGPAAAAGPAEEVEEQTEFTVTLKSADPTKKIAAIKVVRTIVSGLGLKEAKDLVEQGGILKEGASKEEVADIKAKLAEVGGVLEVK; via the coding sequence ATGGCTACGAAGAAAGAAGAAATCATTGAGGCAATCGCAAACATGACTGTCCTCGAAGTTTCCGAGCTGATTAAGGCTATGGAAGAGAAGTTTGGCGTCACCGCTGCCGCTGCCGTGGCTGCTGGTCCTGCTGCCGCTGCTGGTCCTGCTGAGGAAGTCGAGGAGCAGACTGAATTCACTGTTACTTTGAAAAGCGCTGATCCTACCAAGAAGATTGCCGCCATCAAGGTTGTCCGCACCATCGTTTCCGGCCTCGGCTTGAAGGAAGCCAAGGACCTGGTTGAACAGGGCGGTATCCTGAAAGAAGGCGCTTCCAAGGAAGAAGTTGCCGATATCAAGGCAAAACTTGCTGAAGTCGGTGGAGTCCTCGAAGTCAAATAA
- the rplJ gene encoding 50S ribosomal protein L10, which translates to MAYETKITQAKEEAVKALKEEFSSYNSFIFTDYRGMSVEQLFNIRRQLLKNDAAYRVVKNRYAKIAFGELKTSGVDEHLVGPTAIALANGDEASSVAKVIFDMRGTGASIAVKGAVIDGALFDAAQVEAFSKLPSRAELLSSLLGTMKAPVQKLAATLLAYVESKGGKLDEAPAAVADETPAQEN; encoded by the coding sequence ATGGCATACGAAACTAAGATTACCCAGGCTAAGGAAGAAGCCGTAAAAGCCCTCAAGGAAGAATTTTCCAGCTACAACAGTTTCATTTTCACGGATTATCGTGGAATGTCTGTCGAGCAGTTGTTCAACATCCGCCGTCAGCTGCTGAAGAATGATGCCGCCTACCGTGTCGTGAAAAACCGTTATGCGAAAATTGCTTTTGGAGAGCTGAAGACTTCTGGTGTCGATGAACACTTGGTCGGACCTACCGCCATCGCCCTTGCAAACGGTGATGAGGCAAGTTCAGTAGCCAAGGTTATCTTTGATATGCGCGGTACGGGCGCGAGCATCGCTGTCAAGGGGGCTGTCATAGACGGGGCTCTCTTTGATGCCGCCCAGGTCGAGGCGTTCAGCAAGTTGCCTTCCCGCGCAGAGCTGTTGTCTTCCCTGTTGGGAACCATGAAGGCTCCTGTTCAGAAATTGGCTGCTACCTTGCTCGCTTATGTCGAGTCCAAGGGTGGAAAATTGGATGAGGCTCCTGCCGCTGTTGCGGACGAGACTCCCGCTCAAGAAAACTAA
- the rplA gene encoding 50S ribosomal protein L1: MKRGKKYLETLKKYDHEALYSFEEAAKLVKELAFAKFDETVEFSVSLALKKSQSVRDTLVLPHQFAAQKRILVFAKGEKAQEALDAGAAYVGDEELIEKIRGGWLDFDVAVATPDMMKDVGRLGPVLGRRGLMPNPKTHTVTFDIKGALAELNQGRVEFRADKTGVIHLAIGKVSMDSALVAVNAVSVLEEIIRKRPSDAKGDFVRTAVLSSTMGPGVRVDVKNTASAVQR, from the coding sequence ATGAAACGTGGAAAGAAATACTTGGAAACCTTGAAGAAGTACGACCATGAGGCGCTGTATTCCTTTGAGGAAGCGGCAAAGTTGGTCAAGGAGCTGGCATTCGCCAAGTTCGACGAAACCGTCGAGTTCTCGGTGAGCCTTGCTCTCAAGAAAAGTCAGAGCGTCCGTGACACTTTGGTGTTGCCCCATCAGTTCGCCGCGCAGAAGCGGATTCTTGTTTTCGCCAAGGGCGAGAAGGCTCAGGAAGCCCTGGATGCCGGAGCCGCCTATGTCGGAGACGAAGAATTGATTGAAAAGATTCGCGGGGGATGGCTTGACTTTGATGTCGCCGTCGCTACTCCGGACATGATGAAGGATGTCGGACGTCTTGGCCCTGTCCTTGGTCGTCGCGGCCTGATGCCCAATCCCAAGACTCATACAGTCACTTTTGACATCAAGGGTGCGCTTGCTGAGTTGAACCAGGGACGTGTCGAGTTCCGTGCTGACAAGACCGGCGTCATCCACCTGGCTATCGGCAAGGTGTCGATGGACAGTGCCTTGGTAGCTGTCAACGCAGTGTCCGTCCTTGAGGAGATTATCCGCAAGCGTCCTTCCGACGCCAAGGGTGATTTCGTCCGGACTGCTGTACTGTCCTCGACCATGGGCCCCGGTGTCCGCGTCGATGTGAAGAACACCGCCTCCGCGGTGCAGAGGTAA
- the rplK gene encoding 50S ribosomal protein L11, whose amino-acid sequence MAKKKVTAIIKLQIPAQKATPAPPVGSALGPQGVSAPQFVQQFNDRTKSYEAGLILPVIITIYQDKSFTFILKTPPAAVLIKKALGLAKGSGVPHTQKVGKLSQDQLTEIAKTKLADLSANDIEAAKKIIAGTARSMGVEVEK is encoded by the coding sequence ATGGCAAAGAAAAAGGTGACTGCAATTATAAAATTGCAGATTCCTGCCCAGAAAGCCACACCGGCTCCTCCCGTTGGTTCTGCACTTGGACCCCAGGGCGTTAGCGCCCCGCAGTTTGTCCAGCAGTTCAACGACAGGACCAAAAGCTATGAGGCAGGACTCATCCTTCCCGTCATCATCACGATTTATCAGGACAAGAGCTTTACATTCATCCTGAAGACTCCGCCTGCTGCGGTACTTATCAAGAAGGCTCTTGGCCTGGCGAAGGGCAGCGGCGTGCCTCACACGCAGAAGGTCGGCAAGTTGAGTCAGGATCAGCTCACTGAAATCGCCAAGACAAAGCTGGCTGACTTGAGTGCCAATGATATCGAAGCTGCCAAGAAGATCATTGCTGGAACAGCACGCAGCATGGGCGTGGAGGTTGAGAAGTAA
- the nusG gene encoding transcription termination/antitermination protein NusG, with protein sequence MSKAWYVVNTYSSYEQKIERILRKMMETDPDFFAVCSDVKVPMETVMDIKDGKKREVKRKLLPGYILVELDLPENSWKTYCSQIKRIQGVTGFVTPNDSMKPQPLSAEEVKSIFQKTGDMKTEKTFKPKQTFSVGEVVKIIEGPFESFTGTIDEINTQKNSLRVSVGIFGRSTPVEVGFLQVEKDDGGR encoded by the coding sequence ATGTCCAAAGCGTGGTACGTCGTAAATACATATTCGAGCTATGAGCAGAAAATCGAGAGAATCCTCCGCAAGATGATGGAGACCGACCCCGATTTCTTTGCCGTATGCTCTGATGTCAAGGTTCCCATGGAAACCGTAATGGACATCAAGGATGGAAAGAAACGTGAGGTGAAGCGTAAGCTTCTCCCCGGATACATTCTTGTGGAGCTTGATTTGCCTGAGAATAGCTGGAAGACCTATTGTTCCCAGATCAAAAGGATTCAGGGAGTGACCGGATTCGTCACGCCCAATGACAGCATGAAGCCTCAGCCCCTCTCCGCAGAGGAAGTGAAGTCCATCTTCCAGAAGACCGGTGACATGAAAACCGAAAAGACTTTCAAGCCTAAGCAGACTTTCAGTGTCGGAGAGGTCGTCAAGATCATCGAAGGTCCGTTTGAATCCTTCACGGGGACGATTGATGAAATCAACACACAGAAGAATAGCCTGCGCGTGAGCGTCGGCATCTTCGGACGCTCCACTCCGGTTGAAGTCGGTTTCCTCCAGGTGGAGAAGGACGATGGCGGTCGTTGA
- the secE gene encoding preprotein translocase subunit SecE produces the protein MKKLIAYFKESRQEMKKVVWPGRDTVVASTKVVLVATVAAALFLGVIDFLLLQGLYLIF, from the coding sequence ATGAAGAAACTGATTGCATATTTCAAGGAATCTCGTCAGGAAATGAAGAAGGTCGTGTGGCCGGGACGTGATACTGTTGTGGCATCGACCAAGGTCGTGCTCGTCGCGACTGTCGCAGCCGCGCTGTTCCTTGGCGTGATTGATTTTCTTCTTCTCCAGGGTCTCTACCTTATTTTCTAG